A region of the Conger conger chromosome 6, fConCon1.1, whole genome shotgun sequence genome:
ttttccaccctccctctggGAGTCAgttgtgaagacagtctggtcaATCTGTAACAcaaattacccaggagaaaaggaaaccaGGGTTACAGTGCCAGATTTTGAAATGTACATAAAGAACCATTTCTCTATGACCTACAGCAATGGAGTAGCATAAACTAAGTCATGGAGTCATATCTCCCAGATGATCAATCTGCGATGAATGTAATTTTGGTTCCAGGGGTTCCTTATAAGGCCAAATCATGAAATCAGCATGCAATTCAAATGTATTAACGATGCGGTCCAAAAGTGTGTTGCGTCGACATGGAATTACCCTACCCTACTCTACTTCCTAATGTTTTCCTCCATTCCTCATGCTCTAGCCTTGGTGTGCTATGTTACTTCATTGGTGATGAGTGGTTTAACTCTATTTGCCCATAGATAATTGTGGATGATGATGACAGCAAGGTTTGGTCTCTCTATGATGCTGGACCCAAAAGCATCAGATGCCCCATCATCTTCCTGCCACCAGTCAGCGGGACAGCTGAAGTGTTCTTTCAGCAGCTTCTGGCCCTGACAGGCTGGGGATACAGGGTCATCTCGGTGAGCGCTGCTCTCAAGCCCCGCTGCACTGACAAGTTACCCTGCGTTATTAACTGGGTTGGATTTGAATCGCAGTTTAGACCCGTGGCAACAACTTTATGAAGGTTGTGAATGTAACTGCGCCGAATGTAAGAATTTGTTACTTTTGGTGAAGCAATGTTGCCTACATTCCACTCCTGAAAGGATAATTCATAACTGGTGCTCTGCTAATAATGTAAAGAACAGTTTCGCAGGAAATGAATTTTCATGTCAAGAAAGGATTTGGATTATTTGGATAATATTTTGTAGCATACCATTAATGGCGAATTCGTCAGGGAGTATTATCACAGGTTGTCCAACTTGATAATGTAAAGCCAGGCTCACTCGCCCTACTTTCCTCCCTTCTTTCAGGTGCAGTATCCAGTTTACTGGGACCTGCTGGAATTTTGTGATGGTTTCAGGAAGCTACTCGATCACTTGCAGCTAGACAAGGTTTCATGTTTAGacttgaatttgtatttatttatttatttttgtgattgtGCAGGCCTTAGGTCATTTTATAATCCATTGCAAACTGCATAGGGCCAttccattaaaatataattttgttttggaCTAGGCGTAATCTGTCAGCAGAACTGGCCTTGATGCAACTTGGTGTATTTCAATAAATAGCTACTAActtgtcattttacatttttactgtcAAAGGTCCACCTCTTTGGTGCTTCTTTAGGAGGTTTTTTGGCCCAGAAGTTTGCGGAGTGCACGCACAAATCCCCCAGAGTGCACTCTCTTATGCTGTGTAATTCTTTTAGTGACACATCCATCTTTAACCAGACATGGACAGCAAACAGGTAAaatgaagtgtttgtgtgtctgtctgtctctgtctgtctgtctgtctgtctgtgcacatATGTGCAAGTATATAGTGGGATCCAAAATTATTGGATAAAATTtaattgaagaaaaaaggcaCTACACTGATAATTAATCTCTACTCTTTTGTTAACCACAGGCGAAAGGaacaatattttttccattccaTTACTATACTGGAGTATAAAAATTAGCTAACAAGCCTGCAAAaaccctttgtcatccatccgTCAATGCAAAAGAGGCAGACGGCAATTGACATTCACAAGTCTGgtaaacaaaaaatgcataaatggttaaacatacacTTAGCATTGTAAGGACAATAATAAAAGCATGTAAAGTGTAATGCATGCAAACTTGCCCGGAAGAGAATGCAAGTGTATGACGGTGAAGATGATTGTGAGGAGGGAGGCCATACGTAACCCAAGGGTTGCGGTTCAAGAATTGCAGAGAGTGGTTTCATCTTGAGGTCAccaagatgaaaaaaataaaataccgcctccataccaacaaactctttggaagggtggcatgccCTTACTGAGTACaagaaacaaaaccaagcatctggagtttgccaaccGTCATTTAAATTATAcctataaatattttatgttatttgaaACTTTGTAATGTCTTAATTTCAGCAAATTTGGGAATGTCAATCATTTAATAGTTGTatacattgtttatttgttaataCAGTTTTTGGCTCATGCCTGCCTTCATGTTAAAGAAGATTGTCCTTGGCAATTTTGCAAAAGGGCCTGTTGATCCAAAAATGGCAGATGCTATTGATTTCATGGTTGATCGGGTAAGAGATGGTTTAATGATTTCTGTGATCTGATGCAATATCTTTCAGAAATGTGCCATTGATGTAACCAATTTCACacgtatatacatttttattgttcttcACTTAACAAGGATGGCACCAGTCAAAGTGAATAATGATTGAAATCTGTGATTATTACTGTGGGAGGGATGATCTTCAGTTGAGGATTACGGGTAATGAGGACCACTTGCATGTGAGGCAGAGGGTGTGCAAACATTTTACGACTGATTTGTTGACAaaatgcatgttctcccctgtTGCTTCGGAACCAGCTGGAGAGCCTGAACCAGAGTGAGCTGGCCTCCAGACTGACACTGAATTGTCAGAATTCCTATGTGGAGCCACACAAAATAAAAGATGTCACCGTGACTATTATTGATGTAAGACcaatgttatttttgttaaGCCATTGTCAATATGCAGCTTGCAGGCATAACATTCGTTGTGATTGGATTAGTCTAGCTACAAGACACTAAgtcttattttattcattatgcCTGATGCTACATTCTTATTTTCTTGTGtatttggctgtgtgtgtcttttaAGGTATTTGATCAGAGTGCGCTTTCACATGAAGCAAAAGAGGAAATGTATAAACTCTATCCAAATGCCAGACGAGCTCATCTGAAAACTGGAGGAAACTTCCCCTACCTTTGCAGAAGCGCCGAGGTCAATCTTTACGTACAAGTGAGTTTTCTGTGTTCCTTACTTCCTTTGGAATCCGCATCATGTATTTTGCACACCATGTCAGACAAGGAAGGCTTGGCTTTTTCAGACTGTTTTAACGTCTGCTTTATGTGTGCTTATTTTTCCCCGTCAGTAGCTCAATGCAGTAGCACATAATCATCTTTCCTGGGATTATAAAGCGTTTGTATCGTTCCACAGATTCACTTGCGGCAGTTTCACGGCACAAGGTATGCAGCCATTAACCCGGCCATGGTCAGTGCAGAGGAGCTGGAGGTGCACAAGATCAGCTTAGGCAACAGCACACGCAGCGAGGAAGACCAATAGATGAAGACCATGGATGAAGATCCATGTCCTCTCCCTGGTCTGGCTCATACACAGAGCTGGTGGCACATTTTCCTCGGCCCCAACAGACTCACAGAATATTTAATACAGATCTAATCACTGTGGAGGGTTGGCATTGTGATGGGAGCGAGGCTTTGTGAACCCTATAATGTATGTTAAATGATTGACCCCTACGAACCGGTCATTGCTCCCTGCAGCAAAGTATGATCTGTTCAAAATCAGTTtgacacacaaacatttcacatCTACTTTGGGGTACATAAAGCTTCCTGGTTCaatcaatattaaaatattgacCAATCAGCATTTCAGATGGAGATCTTTTGGTCTCAagggtttttgtttgtttgtttatttttattattattttttacaaagattTCTAAAtacagttaaaggtacaataggtaatttcacacttctaatggtcaagagagaaattgcagcaacaaacaagctcaaaccacaacactgtttatcccacctcttctctgtgaacgcgctgatgttgaaacgccattggttgtagcaattagaaccaattttcaaccattgaGCTTCAATtactgtacagttatacaatgttttggtacagagtgccgacccgtcaaatgtatattttgaaacccaaatttaaggactataaacgcagacagagggtgagccaacatgtcagtgagcctttttcagtgataggaatgGAATGGTCTtcaatgtttttacacaaaaatcttacctattgtacctttaacgcAATAACTACAGAACATATTTCAGCATATTTTAGTAATTGCTActgtaaataattatacattgGTTTTGtggctttgtttaaaaaaagaaggaaaaacttACGTATGAGGCCATGTTTGTACCCTTTTGCCTTATAATTCTAATCCTTCATACTCAATTGGACTTTGTACTCTGTCACTTAAGTCATTGTTTCTTCCTGGTCTACAAGTTTTTATTCCAGCACTTTGGTTGTGAGAAATGATTCCTGCACTGATAAATCCAGCTAAATTATCTCCTGATGTTTCTAGGAGTATGAGATTGAGAATTGTGTATacagaattgtttttttgtttttttttgaggaAAATCAGTTTCACAgatttgattaaaaacttgGATATCCACACCACAGTCTCAGAGGTGATCATTGTGAGTGAGGTCTTTTAAACAATGTGTAGAAGGAAGGGAGTCAATTCCAtcactgtgtctgtttgtactgGATATATCACAGGACATACAGTTGTTAAAAATTACCCTTAATCACCTGTGATAAAAATGGAAGAAGCGAAAACGCTGCAGATAATAAACATCACAGATAATGATCTATAACTCATGTTCTAaaatactatttattttataaaccatatacttttatttcaatacaatgACTCAtgtcaaggttttttttattttttattctgtagTCTCATTTGTTTCTTAAAACCGTAGGTGTCAAAATCATTGGCagccctaacaattattgtaaatcaaatcaaagtaaAATTTGCAATGAAATTAACTACCTGTTTCActtgagtataaaaatgaggtaacacgcATGCAAACTCAGCATAGGAAAAGCCAAGAACTGTCAATTCCAAAGGGACAGATGGTAAATTGACCTTCGCAAGTTTGGTAATGGGTAtcaaaagaaatacataaattgtTTAACTTAGCACAGTAAAGgccataataaataaaaatttaaaaaaattaattttgcaATTGCAAACTTTCCAGAAAGGGGATTGTCCCAACAGGCAGTGAATAAGATGGCAATGGAGGCAATAAGGAACCCAAGGGTCACAATTTGTCTTTGGGTCACCGAGTCCCATGAAGAACCTTAAAATACCACCTATGGATAATTCAACAAACTGCCCGGAAATCTTGTCAGAAAATCTGCTTGTGcttggaagctgagacttggtcgtaggtgaaTTTTCCAGCAGGTCAATGACTtgaaacatacatcaaaatccacacagaaatggttaagtgaaaacaatatCCATGTTCAATGGCCATCTatgtctccagacttaaatcccatcgaaaagctgtggtctgaactgaagaaggCAGTCTATAAGCTTGAAAAGTTCTCCATAGAGCAGGGgagcacaactccagtcctggagggtgaGTCtgcatgcaggtttttgttccaaccaattaccttagttTGTTTTCTGACAATTCTATAAACTTTGCTGGTTCACTCTTTTACTGACGCATAGCAACATCTTTAGGATAGACGTGCAGTCGGTGTCTGGGCCTGCCTATTCCCTAATTCAGACATATGCGGTATAGTGGCTGACTTGAAGCCTCTAACTATCCTAAACACTACATTTTAacttttctttgaaaaaaaagaatttactttttatatttaaatttatATTCATCAAGCCTCATTCTGAATACCACTGGAGACACTGGTGCCACTCagtgcacaaaaataaattttattCAACTGAAATCCTTTGTTGGGACAATCCTTGCTTGTCACAGAAAGGACATGTATTTGTCTCCATTAAACCTGCTAATATTAAAATGGTGTGttaaaaaatgtcatgtttatacatttataaaaacatttattgcaTTGAAACCCTGTGAAAATATGACATCAAATTTTGGTAGAATTGTGTGTAGAATGGGTGTACTGTATCTTATATATAATTGTGCTGCATagactaatttaatttaatcaggTACTCACATGAGATTACAGGTAGGGTAGACAGTAGTCAGTGCTGAAGAATGCAGATACAGGTGGAAATGTTAGGGGTGTAAGGCTAAAGGATTTGTCAGCATCCAGTTATTTTgctcatttaaaacattaaacaaattaCAGGATTAAAAAGAAAGGCTGCTCCACTTAAGCTGACGTTCTTCAGTGTCAGACGGAGCAAAacattggttaaaaaaaagttcTAAAACAGTCTTCTGGAGAAGGCCAGAGCAAAGCCTGTGACCAAGAGTaagaaaataaactaaacactATAGACAAATGCATTCCTTGTCTTTGTAGAAAATGTGCTTATACAGTGTACAGTGAGTAGTGCCCATGGAATGGCGCATATAGTAGTAGCCCTTTCAGATGGAGATTCGGAGGACTCAGTGGACAATTCCACTTCAACGGCACTGTTTATTTCTGTTAGAATCTTTCCTTCTTTTGGCTCTCCGTTGAAATTCCTGTAATGCTCTTCCAAGAAAGGCCACTGAACTTCGAGAAAACTGGTATACAATTAAGTTTTCATCCTGGTATTCAGAACTTTTATTTAAACTACAGTCGTTTTGTTGTTTTCCCTCTGAAAGTTAAGTGACATAAGAGCTATGGTCATTGGTTCATGAAGCAGCCCTCTGTGTCGGTAGGGAACTCTCGCTCACATGATTGAGCATTTCTTTGGGGAGTTTAAATCTGCATTGGCCTTCTGCCGTATGCTTTCTGTTGGAAAAAAGGATAGAGGAACCAGAAGgttatatataactatatataactataCTCAGTCAGAAAAATCTCCCACAATAGCCCCCCTCCACTGATCGGACTGCATGATTTTGTAggcttttctgtgttttttgtagcAGACTGCCTGTAAGAAATCCCACCAAAAGCAGCTCATGTGACTAGCTGATCACTTACCTGCTAAATCTCTTCTGGAGATCCCCACTAGACCCTCATACAAGCCCTTGATGGGATTCTCCCCAGCCATTATCACACCATGCAGCCATACCAGAAGCATACGGTGGCCATGCTCCTTGTAGCTTTTTGAGCCTGTAAATGATAAACAATATCACTGTGAAATCACTGTATCACTGAAATCTATTTCCTATATCAGAGAGTCCACTCAATCTGCACTGACCACTGCTGGTGTTCTTTACAGAAACCCATTCAACCGGGATATTCAAAATTCATCACTACAGAAACCACTACAACTgtctttaataaaaataaaatattttaatcctgGAATAGCAATCAGCTATTGATGTATCATTTGTTCAAATAGCAATTCTTATATATGAACTTCCTGGTTTGATATCATTTACAACTAGCAGTGTCAGTGAGCTAAAATTGGCTGATTTAGCTGAATTGGCTGTATTCTGCTCCTACTACTGAAAGTCATTAGTAACTGGTATTCACTGGCAAGATCATTACAAATGTATGGCACAAATACTTTGAAAGTAAATTCTTAATTAGTACTCCTCCCCCTGCAATGATATCTTCAATGTACCTAATTTCCATGGAAATTTGATAACTGCCAATAATAGTAACTATTGACTCAAACATTTATTCTTATAATTTGATATGTTCTGTCTTATCTGCATTCCAAATAGGCTATCCCACATATTGCATCTCTGATAATGTCACTGggatatatactcagtgagcactttattaggtatttattagacttattttttagactaagTCTTCTGTTACTGTAGCCCcacatagaggtttgacgtgttttCCTGCATAGtagctgaaactcttgaccatgtctgcatgcttttatgcatttaggttGATTAAAtaacatgattggttgattaaatatttgcaacaaGCCAGTGTAAAtgcctacctaataaattgctcactgagtgtatatgagagtCTACTAAAAGAATACATAGTATGAATAGGAAATAACAGGGACAGTAATAACAGTAATAGCAGGACTGACTGTTGAAATGACTGCTTAACTGTATCTGCACTGCCTGTCGTGGTGAGCTCTGACCTGTCCACTGCTGCTCTATGGCCCTAATATGTGCTTCTGTGAACCTCCAGAACTGGGCCAGCTGCTTCCACTCGCAGGGCTTCAGGTACTTGGTTGCCAGCCTCCACAGGACAGAGCGGATGTGCTGTGTCTCCAGGTGGTGATCCTGCTTGAAGCTCAGGTGTCTGCCCTCCCAGGAGTCCGAGTCACTGTTCATGTTGTCCTTCGCAGGCAGAGTCAGAAGATTAGTCAGTGGGTGAATTGTGAACTTTTGCAAGATTTTATAGTGTGTGCTGGGAGTGATACCTTTTCCCACTTATAAAACCTATCAGCTTTGATGATCATGTCCACTAAGTTGACGTGGTTTCCTCTAGCAGCTACGTCCAATGACGTCTTTCCTTGCTAaaataaatgggaaaatattCATGAAGACCAATGCATCAGAGTACTATTAAGCTGGGGCATTAGAGAGCAGAACCAATAATAGTAACATATAATACTGACCTCACAGGGTTTATGAACATGTAGTATGAAGAGGCAAAATGATCTTAAATCAGAAAATGTCTAATTTGAAGCAACCAATGGGTCATCAACAAGCATATTTATACTAGTAGGATATTATCATTGGAAATTATATTCAGTTTAGTGTAAAACGCAGTAAATAATTTACATGTGAGACTAATCCAAGTAAACATTTCCTCAGCCCCCATTCAGATGTCGGCTATGGTACCTTGTCCATCAGTTTCAAGTTGACCCCTGCAATGAGGATCATCTCAGCAATGTCCTGGCGTCCGTGCTCTGCTGCTATGTGCAGGGCCGTCTGCTGCCTCTTTGAAATGAAttcacattaaaatatattagatACTTATCACCGCAAGTGAATCAGTCATCCATTTCATGGTAAATACTGTGTGTTTATCGTGGACAACTGGGTGATAAGACTaaca
Encoded here:
- the spg21 gene encoding maspardin, translated to MEEIRVSPDYNWFRSTVPLRRIIVDDDDSKVWSLYDAGPKSIRCPIIFLPPVSGTAEVFFQQLLALTGWGYRVISVQYPVYWDLLEFCDGFRKLLDHLQLDKVHLFGASLGGFLAQKFAECTHKSPRVHSLMLCNSFSDTSIFNQTWTANSFWLMPAFMLKKIVLGNFAKGPVDPKMADAIDFMVDRLESLNQSELASRLTLNCQNSYVEPHKIKDVTVTIIDVFDQSALSHEAKEEMYKLYPNARRAHLKTGGNFPYLCRSAEVNLYVQIHLRQFHGTRYAAINPAMVSAEELEVHKISLGNSTRSEEDQ